The Clostridium aceticum genomic interval GAGAAATTATTTTGCCCACGAAAGCCCTAGTGGCATAGGACCTTCTGATCGAATAGAAAAAGAAGGTCTTGCATGGAGAAAATCAGGAGAAAATATAGCTGCCGGACAAACCTCCGCTATTTATGCTCATGAAAACTGGATGAACTCCTTAGGGCATAGGGAAAATATACTAGGAGACTTTGAAAGACTAGGGGTAGGAGTTTATTTTGGCGGTGAATATCGTATTTATTATACGCAGGAGTTCTATACGCCTTTGTAAAAATTATATATGCCAAAATTCTTTGATTCCGTTTCACTCCCCTCAGAATTTACATGTGTTACCTACACCACGATAAGTAAAAGTGTGATTCTGAGCACAGCGAAGAAGCTTAAGATCCTTCGGTCGTTACCTCCCTCAGGATGACAAAACAGGATGACAAAAATAGTATTTTCATAACAATGACAAATTATGGCTCAAGTTAGTGCCTTTGACAAGGTAATATGTTTAAAGTTTAACAATAATTTAAAAACAAGTTGCGACTTTAACTATATTTTGTTATCATAAAATTAAGGAAAAAAATTTTACAACTTATGTTTGGTGCTTTGTAAGCTTAATAGGGAAAATGGTGAAAGTCCATTACAGCCCCCGCTACTGTAAGTGAGGATGAAAACAGCAAATACCACTGGAATATTCTGGGAAGGTGCTGTAAGTAAAGAGAATCACGAGTCAGGAGACCTGCCAAACTTGTAACTAACCTTCGGTGGGAGGGGTGTATGTTAATCAATAAACTTTTGATTTTTAGCCCTTACACGATTGTAAGGGCTTTTATGATTTTACTAAAAGAGGTGTGACATGGAAAAAAATTTGCTAACTTTAGTAACTGGTGGAGCGAGAAGTGGTAAAAGTAGTTTTGGAGAATCTATTCTCAAGGATATAGATGGACAAGTACTATATATTGCCACTGCCCAAGCCTTTGACGATGAAATGAAGGATCGGATAAAAAAGCATAGAGAAGGCCGTCCAGAGAATTGGGTGACTTTAGAAGGCTATAAGAATTTAGCTGAAGAAGTTCAGCGTTATAAAGGCAAAGTAGATGGAATTTTCTTAGACTGTATTACGATCATGACTACGAATCTTATGTTTGAAGAACCTATTGATTGGGATGTGGTTTCAATGGATGAAGTAAATAAGATAGAAAAAAATATTCTTAAAGAAATACAGGATTTGATCAAAGTTTTAAAAGATTTTCACGTGCCGGTAGTTTTTATCACCAATGAACTAGGACTAGGTATTGTACCAGAAAATAAAATAGCTAGAATTTTTAGAGATATTGCAGGAAGAGTAAATCAGTACATAGGGAGAGAAGTAAGTAACGTATATTTTGTAACTTGTGGCATAGCAAATAAAATAAAGTAGAAGGTGAAAGCATGCTGGAGAAAAAACTTGAAAAGGGATTAATACATATTTATACAGGGAATGGAAAAGGCAAAACCACTGCTGCTATAGGTCAAGGGATTAGGACAGCAGGAGGTGGTTTTAAGGTTTTGATGGTACAATTCTTGAAGGGAGGAGATACTGGAGAAGTTCATAGTATTGGGAAATTAGCTCCTAACTTCGAGTTTATACGGTTTGCCGCTATGAATAAGTTTTACTTTCGCTTGACAGAAGAAGAAAAAGCAGAGGTGAAAAAAAGTGTTTTACAGGGTTTGGAGATGATTAGAAGGTGTTTACAGGATAAAACTTATAATTTAATCATTATGGATGAAATTATGGCGGTACTCTATAATCATGTCATAGAGGTGGAAGTGGTGAAATCCCTCCTTTTAAATAAACCAGAAGATATTGAAATGATTTTAACAGGAAGAAAAGCTCCAAAAGAGTTAATAGATTTGGCGGATTATGTAACTGAAATGACAATGATCAAGCATCCCTTTGAAAAAGGAATCGGTGCCAGGAAGGGAATCGAAAGCTAATGACAAGATTTATACTTACTTTACAGTTTTTAAGTAGAATAACCATTGCTAAAGACTTGCCCTATGATGAAGACTTTAAAAAGGGAGTTATTTATTTTCCACTTGTAGGCTTAGTGCTGGGGGGGATTTTAGCTGTTGCTTATAAAGGACTTGCATATGGTTTACATACCACTATGGCCAGTATATTGGTGATTGCCTTATATGTGGCACTGACAGGAGGGTTGCATTTAGATGGACTAGGGGACACCTTTGATGGATTTTATAGCAGTCGTCCAAGAGAAAGAATCTTAGAAATTATGAAGGATAGTCGACTAGGTACAAATGGCGTTATTGTTATTATATTTGGTCTGCTGATCAAAATATTTGGTTTAGCTGAAGTTCTACCGACAAAAGGTTTAGCAGCACTGATCTTAATGCCTGTCATGGGAAGACTAGCCATTGTTTATGGTTCTTATAATGTAAGTTATGCTCGTAAAGAAGGTTTAGGTAATATATTTATTGATAAGATTACAAAACAAGAGATTATTATAGCTACGGTGATAACAGCGTTTTGTGCAGTATTAGATAAAAACTCCTTATTCTTTATCCCTATTTTATGGTTGTTTTCTTATTTGTTTAAAAAATATAGTGAAAAGATTATTGGTGGTATGACGGGAGATACTTCAGGAGCTCTGTGCGAACTAACAGAGATCCTATATATATTATATCTAATGATACTAACAAATCTAAAATTATAATAAATCAAGGATAGAGGGGAAGTCTATGACGGAGTTATACTTAGTAAGACACGGAGAAACAGAAGAAAATCGCAATAGTAGGTTTTGTGGGTGGACAGATGTTTCCTTAAATGAAGCAGGAAGACAACAGGCACAAAAATTAACAGAAGCCTTTAAAAATATAGCGATAGATGTAATGTACACTAGTGGTTTGAAGCGTGCTGAAGAGACGGCTTTTTATATAAGAAGAGAGCAACAGTATCCTGTATATGCTATGGATGCTTTAAGGGAACTAAATTTTGGAGAAGCAGAGGGTTTAACAATAGAGGAAATAAAAGAAAAGCATCCTAATGTATATGAAGGATTAGAAAAGGATTATATAAAACTGAAGTTTCCACAAGGGGAAAGTCTAGAGGAGATGCATGATAGAGTAGCCGCTGCTGTAGATGAAATGCTTTCTCAACATGTAGATAAAAAGATTGTTTTAGTTGCTCATTCAGGCGTTATTCGCAGTGCTATTGCTCACTTAATTACAGGAGATATAAAACATCATTGGAACTTCAAAGTGAATCATTGTAGCATCAATAAAATTGAAAAACATGGGGATTTTTGCGTATTAACTGTTTTAAATGACCTAGGTCATTTAAATAAATAGAGACAACTTAAGGAGGACAACACAAATGAACAAAAAAGCAAAGTTATTGATTATGGGGTTGCTAATTATTTCTGTGGTATTAGCAGGATGTGCTTCACCTGCTAATACTGAAGAAAATTTAGAAGCAGGTGCTACTATAGAAGTAACCGATGGTTTAGGAAATATTGTAAGCCTCAATGAGGAACCTAAGAGAATTATTTCTGCAGTACCAAGTCATACAGAAATACTATTTGCTTTAGGTTTAGAAGAACACATTATTGCTGTAAGTGAATATTGCGACTATCCAGTAGAGGCTTTAGATAAGGAGAAAATCGGAGGTTATAAAAATTTAAATATTGAGAGAATCATTGAGTTGGAGC includes:
- the cobS gene encoding adenosylcobinamide-GDP ribazoletransferase; the encoded protein is MTRFILTLQFLSRITIAKDLPYDEDFKKGVIYFPLVGLVLGGILAVAYKGLAYGLHTTMASILVIALYVALTGGLHLDGLGDTFDGFYSSRPRERILEIMKDSRLGTNGVIVIIFGLLIKIFGLAEVLPTKGLAALILMPVMGRLAIVYGSYNVSYARKEGLGNIFIDKITKQEIIIATVITAFCAVLDKNSLFFIPILWLFSYLFKKYSEKIIGGMTGDTSGALCELTEILYILYLMILTNLKL
- the cobC gene encoding alpha-ribazole phosphatase, producing the protein MTELYLVRHGETEENRNSRFCGWTDVSLNEAGRQQAQKLTEAFKNIAIDVMYTSGLKRAEETAFYIRREQQYPVYAMDALRELNFGEAEGLTIEEIKEKHPNVYEGLEKDYIKLKFPQGESLEEMHDRVAAAVDEMLSQHVDKKIVLVAHSGVIRSAIAHLITGDIKHHWNFKVNHCSINKIEKHGDFCVLTVLNDLGHLNK
- a CDS encoding cob(I)yrinic acid a,c-diamide adenosyltransferase, with product MLEKKLEKGLIHIYTGNGKGKTTAAIGQGIRTAGGGFKVLMVQFLKGGDTGEVHSIGKLAPNFEFIRFAAMNKFYFRLTEEEKAEVKKSVLQGLEMIRRCLQDKTYNLIIMDEIMAVLYNHVIEVEVVKSLLLNKPEDIEMILTGRKAPKELIDLADYVTEMTMIKHPFEKGIGARKGIES
- the cobU gene encoding bifunctional adenosylcobinamide kinase/adenosylcobinamide-phosphate guanylyltransferase; translation: MEKNLLTLVTGGARSGKSSFGESILKDIDGQVLYIATAQAFDDEMKDRIKKHREGRPENWVTLEGYKNLAEEVQRYKGKVDGIFLDCITIMTTNLMFEEPIDWDVVSMDEVNKIEKNILKEIQDLIKVLKDFHVPVVFITNELGLGIVPENKIARIFRDIAGRVNQYIGREVSNVYFVTCGIANKIK